One genomic window of Solanum dulcamara chromosome 12, daSolDulc1.2, whole genome shotgun sequence includes the following:
- the LOC129876296 gene encoding glutamate dehydrogenase isoform X2, translating into MKGGIRYHPEVDPDEVNALAQLMTWKTAVANIPYGGAKGGIGCSPSDLSISELERLTRVFTQKIHDLIGIHTDVPAPDMGTNPQTMAWILDEYSKFHGYSPAVVTGKPIDLGGSLGRDAATGRGALFAAEALLNEHGKSIAGQRFVIQGFGNVGSWAAKLIHEQGGKVIAVSDITGAIKNEKGIDIESLFKHVKENRGVKGFHDAHSIDANSILVEDCDVLIPAALGGVINKDNANEIKAKYIIEAANHPTDPEADEILSKKGVTILPDIYANSGGVTVSYFEWVQNIQGFMWDEKKVNAELKTYMTRGFKDVKEMCKTHNCDLRMGAFTLGVNRVARATVLRGWEA; encoded by the exons GTTGATCCGGATGAGGTAAATGCCTTAGCACAGCTAATGACATGGAAGACAGCAGTTGCCAATATACCATATGGTGGGGCTAAAGGAGGCATAGGATGTAGTCCTAGTGACCTGAGTATCTCTGAGTTGGAACGACTTACTCGAGTATTTACTCAAAAAATACATGACCTAATCGGAATTCACACCGATGTTCCTGCACCAGATATGGGAACAAATCCTCAG ACAATGGCATGGATTCTAGACGAGTACTCAAAATTTCATGGTTATTCACCTGCCGTGGTAACTGGAAAACCTATT GATCTCGGTGGATCGCTAGGCAGAGATGCAGCTACCGGAAGGGGTGCTCTCTTTGCTGCAGAAGCCCTGCTTAATGAGCACGGCAAGAGTATTGCTGGTCAGCGTTTTGTTATACAG GGATTCGGGAATGTTGGTTCTTGGGCTGCAAAACTCATCCATGAGCAAGGTGGGAAAGTTATTGCAGTGAGTGACATAACAGGTGCCATAAAGAATGAGAAGGGAATCGACATAGAAAGCCTATTCAAACACGTGAAGGAAAATCGTGGAGTTAAAGGTTTCCATGATGCACACTCAATTGATGCAAATTCAATACTGGTAGAAGACTGTGATGTTCTTATCCCAGCTGCCCTCGGTGGAGTAATCAACAA GGATAATGCAAATGAAATCAAAGCCAAATATATTATTGAGGCTGCTAACCATCCAACTGATCCAGAAGCCGATGAG ATTTTATCAAAGAAAGGAGTTACCATTCTACCAGATATATACGCTAACTCAGGTGGTGTGACCGTCAGTTATTTTGAGTGGGTCCAG AACATCCAAGGCTTTATGTGGGATGAGAAGAAAGTGAATGCTGAGTTGAAGACATACATGACAAGAGGTTTTAAAGATGTCAAGGAAATGTGCAAGACTCATAACTGTGATCTCCGAATGGGCGCCTTCACCTTAGGTGTTAACCGTGTAGCTAGAGCAACCGTTCTTCGGGGATGGGAGGCCTGA